A single window of Marivivens aquimaris DNA harbors:
- a CDS encoding aromatic ring-hydroxylating dioxygenase subunit alpha, with protein sequence MFLKNAWYVAAWSDEIKDELQQVKVLGEKICMFRNSEGEVIAMEDACPHRKLPLSKGRIKDDNVECGYHGLTFDCAGQCVWAPGGGRIPSAAKVRPYPVHEKYGLVWIWMGNAAIADPEDIIDIPNFDNPEWGINRGAAMELNCNYLLMCDNLLDPTHVAWVHESSFAAAATKDTPLRVTKTDTGVIVHRWMMDHEPAPFYKKVVEFEGNCDRLQHYEVRYPSHALIRAVFTPAGTGGVDGTLHEKTFVMDSYNFMTPTTETETRYYWFQLRNIRPDDEELSKMMSEDVRGAFEEDRAVLNEVQIGMTEKTSPHIDLHIDAGQLRFRRQLEAMIAEEAMVDAKMSQ encoded by the coding sequence ATGTTTTTGAAGAACGCATGGTATGTCGCCGCATGGAGCGACGAGATCAAGGACGAGTTGCAGCAGGTCAAGGTGCTCGGCGAGAAGATCTGCATGTTCCGCAACAGCGAGGGCGAAGTCATTGCGATGGAGGATGCCTGCCCGCATCGCAAGCTGCCGCTCAGCAAGGGCCGGATCAAGGACGACAATGTCGAATGCGGCTACCACGGTCTGACCTTCGATTGCGCGGGGCAGTGCGTCTGGGCGCCGGGCGGCGGGCGTATCCCCTCGGCCGCCAAGGTGCGGCCCTATCCGGTGCATGAGAAATACGGGCTGGTCTGGATCTGGATGGGCAATGCGGCGATCGCGGACCCCGAGGACATCATCGACATCCCGAATTTCGACAACCCCGAATGGGGCATCAATCGCGGCGCGGCGATGGAGCTGAATTGCAATTACCTGCTGATGTGCGACAACCTGCTCGATCCGACGCATGTGGCCTGGGTCCACGAGTCTTCCTTTGCGGCCGCGGCGACCAAGGACACGCCGCTGCGCGTGACCAAGACCGACACGGGCGTCATCGTCCACCGCTGGATGATGGATCACGAGCCCGCGCCCTTCTACAAGAAGGTTGTCGAGTTCGAGGGCAATTGCGACCGTCTGCAGCATTACGAAGTGCGCTATCCCAGCCACGCGCTGATCCGCGCCGTGTTCACCCCCGCCGGAACCGGCGGCGTCGATGGCACCCTGCACGAGAAGACGTTTGTCATGGACAGCTACAACTTCATGACGCCGACCACCGAGACCGAGACGCGCTATTACTGGTTCCAGCTGCGCAATATCCGTCCTGACGACGAAGAGCTGTCGAAAATGATGAGCGAGGACGTGCGCGGTGCCTTCGAAGAGGATCGCGCCGTCCTGAACGAGGTGCAGATCGGCATGACCGAAAAAACGTCACCGCATATCGACCTGCATATCGACGCGGGCCAGCTGCGATTCCGGCGGCAACTGGAAGCGATGATCGCCGAAGAGGCGATGGTCGACGCCAAGATGAGCCAGTAA